The stretch of DNA AAATGGTCACCACACTCCTCCCCCCTTCTTCTATATAAGCCCTCAGACCTTCCACCACCTCTACTGCTCAGCCTCTCAAGCTCTCTCTATAAGCATATCTATACAACAAGCCCACCAAGAGCTTCCCTTTTATCTGCTGAAAACCATGCCCGAGGCACCAATGGAAGTTGCGAACCATACTGAATATAGTGTGGTTGAAAACAACAAGAATAAACTAGATTTCATTGAGGAAGTCACCAAGAATGCGGATGAGATTCAGAGGAAAGTTCTCGCTGAAATCCTGACCAGAAATGCCCATGTTGAGTACATGAAAAGACATGGCCTTAATGGACGGATTGACAGGGAAACTTTCAAGAAAGTCATTCCTGTCATCACTTACGAGGACATTTTTCCAGATATCAACCGCATAGCCAATGGGGACACCTCTCCCATTATCTGTTCTGAAGCCATCTCTGAATTTTTAACtaggtgtgtgtgagtgtgacTTTGATGTGAAACTTTTGAGTTTTAAACAAGTTGATTTGTTTTGGGTTTTGAATTTGACAAAAATGGTTGTTTTCTTTGTGCAGTTCTGGGACATCGGGTGGGGAAAGAAAAGTTATGCCCACCATTGAAGAGGAAATGGGGAGAAGATCATTGCTTTACAGTCTTTTAATGCCTGTGATGAGCCAATTTGTGCCTGGTTTAGATAAGGGAAAAGGGATGTATTTCTTGTTCGTAAAATGTGAGACCAAGACACCAGGTGGGCTACCAGCTCGGCCTATTTTAACCAGCTACTACAAAAGCTCCCATTTCAAGGACAGGCCTTATGATCCCTACACAAACTACACTAGCCCGAATGAAACCATTCTTTGCCCTGATTTTTACCAGAGTATGTATTCTCAGATGCTTTGTGGCCTTTGTCAGAACAAGCAAGTCCTCCGAGTCGGCGCCGTTTTCGCCTCCGGGTTCATCCGGGCTATCCGCTTCTTGGAGAAGCATTGGACCCTTCTTTGTCACGACATCAGAGCTGGAACCCTCAACTCCATGATCACTGATCAATCGGTGAGGGAGGTGGTGATGCGGATCAACAAAACTGACCCGAATCTTGCGGACTTCATCGAGGCAGAATGCAAGAAAGACAGCTGGCAGGGAATTATCACCAGGTTGTGGCCTAATACAAAATACATAGATGTTATCGTGACGGGGACAATGTCACAGTACATACCGACACTCGAGTATTACAGCAATGGATTGCCTCTTGTGTGCACAATGTATGCCTCCTCCGAGTGTTATTTCGGTGTGAATCTTAACCCCCTTTGCCAGCCTAGTGATGTGACCTACACTCTTATCCCAACCATGGCCTACTTCGAATTCTTGCCGGTGCAGCGTAACAATGGCGTCGTGCCGAAATCTCTTGATGATCAGAATGAACAAGATTTGGTTGACTTGGTTGATGTCAAGATTGGACAGGAATATGAGCTTGTTGTCACCACTTATGCTggtaaaattcaagaaaatcagTAGTATATTCTTGAATGGTTTTTGTGGAATAATGCTTTTAATGATGTTTTCTTTAACTTTATTTCTATCTTATTGCAGGGCTGTATAGGTATAGAGTTGGCGATGTGCTTCGAGTTGCAGGATTCAAGAACAATGCACCTCAATTCAACTTCATCTGCAGAAAAAATGTAGTCTTGAGCATCGACACCGATAAAACTGACGAAGTTGAGCTGCAAAATGCTGTCAAGAAAGCGGTGAGCGTGTTGATGCCATTCGATGCATGTCTCACCGAGTACACGAGCTATGCCGATACGACCACGATTCCAGGCCACTATGTGCTATATTGGGAGCTCAGCCACAATGGCTCCCCTCAAATTCCTGAATCAATATTCGAAGACTGTTGCCTGACCATTGAAGAATCCCTCGACTCTGTTTACCGCCAGAATCGAGTTTTCGACACAATAGGTCCTCTGGAGATCAAGGTGGTGGAAGTCGGGACCTTTGATAAGCTCATGGACTATGCCATTAGCATAGGTGCCTCCATTAATCAGTACAAAACACCCCGATGTGTGAAATTCGCTCCCATTGTCGAGCTTTTGAACTCGCGGGTCCTGTCGACTTATTTCAGTCCAAAGTGCCCAAAATGGACTACTCCTGCCCTCAAGCAATGGTCTGATATGAACTGAAAGCTTCATTTTGATCAGATGAATTGTTTCTTTGATCAGTTTAGTATTAGAACTTGATGGATCCTACTTAGTTTGACCAATTGTTGTTATGTCTTCTTTCTTTAAATCATGGTAGAATTATCATAAGCAGCCATGTATAAACACTACTGTTTCAAGAAGGCTTTGTTTCTTTAAACTTGAAACTCGCGGAGACGATAGAGAATATCttctttaaagaaaaatataatacaatttattcaaataaattgAGCTGAGAGAACATATAAATACTAAGTTTAATTAATATTGACTACCAAGTACCAAATACTTTTACTATTTCGTTAATATCACATGTCCAAAGAGTTTCAGAATTCATTGTTTAACTCTTAAGTTTTCTCGAGTTTTATGATAactgaaatttcaaaaaaaattaaatatttttaatcctaacccatatttttaaaatatctttcTGGTGattgtaattaaaaaaatttattttaatgcataAATGTACATGTCGGATGGAATTTCCAAGCCCATGTGGGCTAAAAGAAAGGAGGAAAAATTAAATGACGAACAATAAAATATTTGTGTTATAAGAAGTATTGTGTTATTGATAAAAATAAATGTGACCATTTGGATTTATGAGAAATATTAGAGTATTGAAGATCATAAAAGTTGGCAAAGAATTCAGTTTATCAAATCtattggtatatatatatttgttgtgtgtgtgtgtatatatttatGATATCAAGCAAATGAAGGAGAAGAACACAAAGATATTTGATCGACAACCTGTGATCATTTCTCTTTTAGATGGTaatgtaatatttttctctTTACTTGAACTCAATTATTTGCATATTTGAGCTTGGTTTTTTCTAGTTTTTGCAGATTAGAGATTTTGTTTGAAGCTCTCGTCTATCGCTTTTGTTCTTCGGTCGTCTTTTGTGGTCCGACGACATTCCTCCATCAATGACCTCTTTATGGTGGTGCAGTCAATCTTCATTTTCCGGctcctatttttttttttttaaggtgTGCATATTTGatctttatttttcaaaaatgaggtCATTTGAGGTGAATTCTCGCATACTATAGGTTATTTTTGTACATATTAGAGCTGATTTGATGTTTATTTGAGCTTCATTATATGATTTTTCATTTGAAGTTGTATTGAATTTAAGGGATTGGTGAAGCGGGATTGAAACAACCCGTAtttctaaattcatttatttacactaattttttttatactatgtataaataatttatcataaataaactagcataaataatcaaataaatgAATTTCATAATATACAAAAGCCTTCATGTGGAATAAGTAAATAAAGCAATAAAATCTCAAATTCAGCTCAATAAATTCTAGCATCTTAACAGTCTATAAATAAAAACGATAATCCATAAAATCATCGACAGTCTTTAATATATGCGGAATTTCTAGGTCCTCGGGTATGTACTGCGCCTCCCAGATGACTCGAAGTCCGCACCTCACGACTCAACATCAGCATTATTTGCAACCATTCAaacttagtgagtctaatgacttagCATGCTCAAAcctaaggcaaaaacttgtgtaagacggtctcacgggtcatatttgtgagacggatctcttatttggatcacccatgaaaaagtattacttcttatgctaagagtattactttttattgtgaatatgagtagggttgacccgtctcacagattatgatccgtgagacggtctcacatgagactcactccaaaCCTAATATACCAAGTATGTAATTATAatcacatgcataaaaattatttttactaaAAGTAGATTTTTCCATGCAATCATGAAACTTTCAAAATATGCAACTTTTTAAACCATGCATAGATATGAACATTTTCCATTTAAAATCATCCTTTTTATGTGAAGTCCGATCATCGAAAGTGACAAtgatcaatctataaatcatagtaCTAGGTCCGTCGGATTCAACGTCCAATTCTTCGACGATCCCACCGACTATCATAAAAATAACTTCACCGTTCACTTTTTCAACGGATCCATTATTATTGAGATCCCCCCTCCCGTTTTCGACGGTTCACTCCCTTTTCATCGCAAGTTCACCATTCCCGTTTTCAACGGATTCGTTACTACTTTTtcgtcacaatcaattcacattcctcaaaaatattttattttacttcatcatttcataaaatatttataactttccatattttttaaaatttcccaaaaagatgCTTTAAATTTTTCTTATACGTCGAGAttactaaaaatattatatacgtGAAAAATACGTTAAAACttctaaaaatatcatatatcattcatatactttaaaacttctaaaaataaaatttaacattATTTGAAATTGTTTCAGGAACTTGCAAACCGCCCTTGACTTTTCTCGAACCGACCGCTCACGATTCAACGCTATACGTAACCGAACGACCTTAAACTTTGACTCTAGGAGACGACTCGATTTCGAAACTTTAAAAACACCCAAAAATATACACATTaacttgctggaaattcaaTCTTTGGACTTACATTTCAAAAACAACTTGATTCGCTTACCAGATGACTCTTTTATTATCGTCTTCGTGTTTTAGGTTAAACAAATGACCAAACTACCCTTCCGACTCGAACCAACCAGAGACCAGACATTTATTAACATCCTAAGACTCAATATAAGTTTCTGGAAGTCCCCACGCCCAAGACAAAATCGAAACAATAAAATTTAACCTAGGCTTACTTCGCTCCTATTTCGACAAGTTAAGCCAATTTACAACCCCAAACAGACCACGGCTCGAAACGATCTCAAAACGAGCCATAGACCCCTTCCTTAGATAATAAATAAGACCATGGTCAGGTCTCTTTTGACACAGAACCGACGCTCAAGGCCCTGAAGTTCACGCATCAGCAGCACACAAAACGCGTCCTCACACCCACCTTGGCTTCCTCGCGCGCCAGCTACTGTCCCAGCCCATGGCTCGACTTTTGGCTCATACTAGACCCTCACCAGGACCCTAAGGCATGTCCCTAGCCCCTAAACCATCCATTTTCACCATTCCCTTGCCCTAGGAACCACACGACTCCTAACAAGCCAACATGATCAACCTTTGGAGTCTAGGCCAATGTGCTGCACCAGCACGTCCAGGCCCTATCTGAACCCCACCAAGACTCACCAAGGACCCAAAAAAACCCTCCATATCATGGCTTGGCGCCATGCAGCCCCTCATGGCTTTAGTACCCAAGCCGCCCCCCTCTTGAACTCACAGCCTGCACGcataggacaatcagcaataaagtgtCCAGTTTTGCCATAGTTGTAGCAATCATTTGTTTCTTCCTTGGTTTTATTCCTCTGATATTGTCTTTGGAAAGAACCTTGATttttctcatgaatcttccaaattttttgacaaataatgacattgcaTCATTACTCAGTTGGTTTGCAGTCTtttcaactgaatcagtttgGTCCAGTTTGATGGCACTTGGAGCAGTTATAACTGGTGGAGTTGACATTTCTTTCTTCGTATTCGAACCTTAGCTTGAATACACAAGTCTAATTTCCTGTCAAGTCTTTTGACTTCTATGGCCTTGTTTGAATTCATTCTTGGAGACCACGATAACTCAGTGCTTGTTTGAATACATTTTACTGGATTGTCATTTACCACTCTTACTCTTTCATCGTATTCATTCATGGACTCTCCAGtcttcattttgatattatcGAATTTCTGAACTGCAActgagagtttattttcttttgtttgctcgTTTCCCTTGCATAGTTGGATCAGTTTATCCAAGATTTTGTTTGTTGTTCTGCACATCTTAATTTTGCTGAAAGTACTTTTATCCAAGGTTTTTTACAGTATATCTTTAGTCACATTATCCAGGTTGGCTTTCCTCTTGTCTTCAGTTGTCCACTCATCTCGTGGTTTCTCGATGCGGTGGGGATCTCCTTCAGTTATGGCAACTGATGTATTTGTCTTTAGTATCTTCATTGGCCCATCGGTTATGatgtaccacatgtcatcgtcttgtgtaGCTAAATGATCctgcattcttatcttccaaTCAAAAAAATCTTCTCTAGAGAACATTgagattttattgaatgaagacatggtATATAGATGTAAGAATTGAAATATTCTGAAACAAGATTCAACTCGCTCTGATACTACTTGTTAGGATTTGTTGGGGGTGAAAAAGTTTATTGAAGGGGGGTAGAATAAACACTTTACGATTTTCACAACTCCTTCGATTTATGattcagtttagtgataaactgaattcaCGAATCTTGTTGTCAATTTCAatcaattaacttaataaaatgCGGAAATAACTGAACGACAAATAGAATAAAACTGATAAGGAAAGAACGCAAgatttctggatgttcggaaatttcaaataatcctacctcaccccttctatctcgaagataggatattctctaaaagactttgatctatacaatgaattgtacaaactcacttcagtttggacttaataATGCCAAAATTGAAATTCTTAGTATCAATACAACTTATAGTACTTAACTGATATGTAACTTTCTTAGCACAACTGAACTCTACATGATcgaataatataacaataatttttttttgtgttttaagCTAAAGGTATAGCCTAAAAGCTATGAATGTGAATAATAAGCATAAGATTTTGAGAACTTTTAAACTTGATTGCAAACTTTGTGACTCGGTAACTTCGTAACTCGATTATTATTCGCTGATTTTTtcggctatttataggctttgcttccaacggtaacaatgAATGCATTTTGAATATTTATATCCATTGCATAGCCATGTCAACATTCTTCTTTCAATCGTACACTGTAGCTTTTCTGAAATGCGATATTCTCACTACACGTTGCAGTCTGCTCTTGTACAATTGTCGGTTGATAGCCACGTTACTTAACTGATAACATGTCAAGCTGATTTATTAATTGACATATCCAATAGGATTAACCGATTGTTGTGTAACTGATCAGTCTTAACGGATCGTTCAGTTGACTACACAGTTCAGTTAGCTTAGCTGAGTTCAGTTGTCTTTGACTATATacacattaatcttcagttcggGAAACTATCAGTTTACGAATATTCAGTTCAGTTACCTTCAATTTTCTCGATCAGTTGTTCAATCTTCTCACGCTTAATTTTTCGAACTCCGAAATCAAGATCTCAACACCTTCTTGTCCTAAAAGAACCAAAATTGAGCTTGGAGAGGAGCTAAAAGACTAGGCAAATTTAATATGCAAGAGATGACCCTTGAGTTAACCAAAATGACCCTTGAGTTTGGATAAAGTTTGACTACTTTGAGGCTAATTGGACCATTATTTTTGGGCACTTGGAAGGTCAAAATTTTGGCTGAATGAAGGGCATTTCAACAGCCATTTTCAGCCTATAAATATCTAACTAAGCCTCCCACAATTTCACTCCAAATTCTCCCCACAAACACCTAAACTTTCGACCCTTTCTCATCAAAACAAGACGCCATCTTTGGCCCATTTAAGCAGTATTTAGGCAACATTTAAAGACCATATCTAGTGCTGTCTAGACCATTATCAACTTCCGTCCAAGTTTGGATAAGTTCAGCTAAGGCTTCGCTCGAGTTTCGACCAAGTTTGAACCACACGGTTGAATCAACGGTAAGTGAGTTTTTGCTATATATTCCTttgtaatttaaaatttttacacGTATATCATGACATGCTTGTATGTGTGTCAACCCATTTCAAAAAATACTATTCATTTTGATAAAAATCTCGATCGATATATGATATGTTTCTTCTAGGTTCGATGTTCTTTGATTCTACTGAGTCCTTTCAAAATTCTGATAAGTATCGTTTGATAAGTCTGATTCTGTGGTTCACTGTTATGATTCGTGTAATACccaagcctggtgtacggtacggtttaatttttcgtatgattattgattaattggtTAAGATTTAGTTTagtgtgatgttaagagttatGTTTGGGTTTTGgtattgttggttatatttGTTTTATGGTGTTGTTCATATTAGTTGTtggtagttgtattgtatcagcgttgcgattcgattttagttgcataagAGCTTGTTTTGGCCGAGACCAGACCGCACACGCGGTAATTTGAGCAGCGCCCCCGCGGTCTTTATTGCAGCATTTTTGGTGGATtgccgaacagacaccgcacccgcggtaagttttgtaccgcacccgcggtcgtcagtttcagaattttggttgtgttgccgaaggcatagcgcacccgcggtgcaaaggctagcgcacccgcggtcagtgAACAGTAGAAACGTGTTTTCggatttaagtgatataattagATGAGTTGCTcacttttctctcatttcttctcTTCTTCTATCGGTTCTTCTCTTAAGGGAGACCTAGGGTTCttaatttctttcttttgttctCTTGATTCAAGCCTCTTGGTGGATTATTGTTGAGAGAACTAAGTTATCAttggttcaaggagctaaggtcagcattttggtttagttattcttggttttggtatgagagatgatatgggtttgtggattgtgttggttttatggcttCTATGGTTTGATTGTtggattattgggttattgatggtgttatatatggtttattgttgtaggaattcaaccaaggtTTAAAACAAAGTgttccaagtggttgtaagtggaatttcattccttatGCTCACATGAAAGTATATGTATTGCATTTCAAGAGTTTTATTATGCTATTcacttccatttgattcatactATGTATTGACTCATTGTGTTGTATAGTAGAGGCTTGTATATGCCTCAATTGTTTAAAAGAGAATACAAGAGAATAGtttattcaaagtgtttgataaaataccaaagagagaattcaaatgatttatggattgatagatacatagtcagatattgaatgcaattagttgatcaacgaccataggcttatatccctcagagttatcgatttatattgatgggatataggtacagagacagagatactatatagatatcaatccaacagagaaaagagaaataccatcttattgttatattgctatgttattcatgttccAATAGTTAatggtatttattgatttcaaagtcatgttttcagagtatgatatgtatctTTGCTATTTAAGAGtttcacttgctgagttttatactcatttcagttatttcatgtgatgcagataagagcggcGGGCCGAAACTTTGATTGTAgaccggagtcatatgcatatagagaaggaaggaagaaggctACTTTTAttagcattttggacatgatcatacaaatgatattttgtattttttgtatcatttcattgatcatATATTTACtttgtttgtaaatatttttatgtcaagAACTTTTACCTTCcttcttcaagaaaattttaatttccgctgctattttattaaaacgggtcagaggtgtcacaattCGAGTTGGATATGGAATGACGATTATAAATTCTGTCtagcccccatcagtgggtataaaactgtgttctgtcctcaccccttagaggactaacatatgaGAGACAATTTTACAATGGATGACGAGATGAATAACAATGTTTTGTTTGTTCCGATCGGttctatttttaattgttttgatAATATATGTTCTACATTTCGACTCTGATTTGGTTAATGTTCTGATAAGATAATTCGATATAATAAGTTTTGAAAATCTATTTTAAATTATCATTATATGTATTTGTGGTAATCGATCGGcacccacttgctgagtgtttctcCAAAGCACTCACCCTTACATATCTACCCAGATAAGACTGAGAAACAAATGAATGATGAAGAGCAGGAAAAATTTTGTGGCTGGTGATCGCATCAAAAGATCTAGGATCAAGACTTTGTATTTCTTTTGTATTTCGTTACTGGAATACTAATGTAATTTTCATTCTGTTGTCATTATAAagacaatatttatttatgaaaaagaatgGTGTTTGGCTATTTGTTATGTTGCTTATTATTTTCATGCAAATTGATAAACAATGTCTGATGCCACCGACGCCTCGGTTTTGGGGCATGACAGGCACGAAGACGGACGAACGAGCGACGAAGAATCCTTGTTTCTTCCTCctctaattttcgaaaattgtgtTTGTTGTATGTTTGTGATTTCGTCTGACATCATGTACAAAAGACctaagattttttttataaattttatttttcatgttaatgGGCTTAGGCTTTGGGGTTTAGGAGCAATTAGGCCTATTAAATCCTAGGTAAATTAGGCCCAATAACATctatttaattgaaaataaaagtttataaaaattagttttcaataatactttttatcttttaaaaattcCTCGTTTGACTAAAACTGGCTTCACGGATAAAATCAATCTCGCCTCATAAAACAATTTGAAGTCTACCATTTAtagaaaaatttaatcatatttAATCATTGTAAtgagccttgaaaatatttattgaaaaatatttattttatcttggTCGTCTCCGGTCTCCTTTCTCCAGGCTATtgtcgaatattcgggtaagaTCTACAGTTTTCACAATTAGACCCTTAACTATATAATATGCATCAtgtaagtatttaaaattaattaaacaaagaaAGTAAGCAATTTAAATCATTTACATGCATTTTGTTTATGTAGGTTGGCTTTTGGACATTACATATCCTAACTGCAATGCATGTGCAATCCTTGTCATATTAAAATAATTCCACATATATCACTATTATTAGTTGTTCCAGacatgaaaataataataacctttcatttttttaaaaaaattctttaaaatttGTTCTTAATTCAATGTGTATCTTTAGAAATTACTACTCggattatatattataaaatttatcatgATATAAGATCTCTTAGCTTAGATATTATAAAGGAAATTCGTatcttaattaaattatgtgtCTTTTATCTctatgttttaaaataaattctcACAGAAACATCAATCTTACAAAGtgttagacttaatttaattgtggtgatgagagtcaaaatcaGTAGTTCGTGATAATAAAAACAGAAGACAACATAAATGCAGAAACATTCGTATCGCTAAAACAGAAGCAGTACTTATTGTACTGAACGGCTTGGAAAACCAGAAGTAGAACTTAGCTTAAGCAGAAAGCagaacttaaaatttttcttttaatactTGCAAGTCTTAAATATTACCGTTACTTTACATATAGTATTAATTGCACCATTAAATGATGTACGAATACATTTAAAGCGCCTTACTAGTTTTGGTATAAAACTAAAACTTATTATTCTAAAGCTTTTTGCAGGACCCTTTTTCAGTAATATAACTGATTTACTCAGAAGTTAAAGAAGTCGCTTTGTATATAGACATTAGATTCAATGTTTCTATATATTAAAGGATCAACCCAATATAGAAAACAACCTATTATCATTTTCAAAGAACACATTTTCTATCCAACGAAGTTTTGAGCAATCAAGAACTTATCTTTATCTTCAAGCTTAAATTTACAGAAAATCAGCACACTCTGTatagcaaatatctgatcttCTGAGATCATTGTGCTGCTATTTTGTGATCTCTTCAACTATTCACTTTACTATATCTTattgagaagagtttgtaatctggaaaagagtctttttcAGAACCTTGTTGTGTTCATTACTTTGTGTtgtgaaactaagagtttcagaaGGCGAAGGATAATTCCTACTGAAATGGGTGGGTACtagagttgtactgtaaaaaccaaaatcttttagtgataccttctggaaacagaagaatgggagacgtagaagatttaaTCTTCGAACTTCCAAAAACAACTACTGTCTACTGCATACTATTTAATTGTTTTCACCTCAAACCATTTGATCTTTTCAGCACAAGTTATTGTGATATGCTGGAAGCATATTTGAATAAGATAAGCATAATCTCTAACAAGATTCTAGCACCTTTGCAAAAACTTCCAATAAAGGAATGAGTTTAATCACCCCCCTCTATAAACTCTATATCGATcctcaacaagtggtatcagagtggGTTATTCTTGTATGAAAATATACAACAGAAATGGCACATTTCGGCAAAGTCCATATGTTCTCAAAAGAGGATTTCAATTATTGAATATCaggatgcaagctcatcttgcagcccaAGACGATGATATGTGGTTTGTCATCACAAATAGTCCCTTAAAAATTCTAAAGCCTAATACAGCTATTGCTGTTACTGAAGATGTACCAAAAATGCTTGAAAAGCAAAGAGGTGAATGGACAAGCGATGAcaagaagaaagcaaatctagacaatgttgcgaagatattCTCTACAAAACACTTGAAAAAAAtaccttcagcaaaatcaaaatatGTCCTCTAgcaaaagagatttgggagaaagtCATCCAAATCTGTGAAGGAAATTAACAGACAAGGAAAACAAGCTGTCTCTGGCAATGCAAAAGTTTGAAAATCTCAAGATGAAAGCTGGATAAACTCTATGCGAGTTTGATGAGCGATTCAGCAGCttagtaaatgaaatagaaGCTTTGGGAAAGGAACATATCAATAGAGAAGTGGCACTCAAGGTGGTGAGAGCTTTACCAAGGGAATGAGATGTCAatacaatggctatgagagtttCAAATGATCTGAACAAGTTGGAGCTACAAGACTTGTTTGCAGATTTAAAAgcctatgagtttgaattggaagtcagaagtggagaagagcccttGTTGAATCCACCTACCAATGCTTTTGCAGCTACTGCAACTACTATTGCTACTGTTGTTCCAAATATATCACCTGCTGCTGCTATTGAAAGCATatctgacaagactgctgaacaaatcagcaatgatgcaatgtccctatttgtgaagaaattttcaagattcatgaagaagaatcgCCGAGCATACCAAAATCCAAACCGAAACTTTAAGAAGGAGCCACCACCTGGTGATATAGCATATTTCAACTGTGGA from Primulina eburnea isolate SZY01 chromosome 6, ASM2296580v1, whole genome shotgun sequence encodes:
- the LOC140833958 gene encoding indole-3-acetic acid-amido synthetase GH3.6-like translates to MPEAPMEVANHTEYSVVENNKNKLDFIEEVTKNADEIQRKVLAEILTRNAHVEYMKRHGLNGRIDRETFKKVIPVITYEDIFPDINRIANGDTSPIICSEAISEFLTSSGTSGGERKVMPTIEEEMGRRSLLYSLLMPVMSQFVPGLDKGKGMYFLFVKCETKTPGGLPARPILTSYYKSSHFKDRPYDPYTNYTSPNETILCPDFYQSMYSQMLCGLCQNKQVLRVGAVFASGFIRAIRFLEKHWTLLCHDIRAGTLNSMITDQSVREVVMRINKTDPNLADFIEAECKKDSWQGIITRLWPNTKYIDVIVTGTMSQYIPTLEYYSNGLPLVCTMYASSECYFGVNLNPLCQPSDVTYTLIPTMAYFEFLPVQRNNGVVPKSLDDQNEQDLVDLVDVKIGQEYELVVTTYAGLYRYRVGDVLRVAGFKNNAPQFNFICRKNVVLSIDTDKTDEVELQNAVKKAVSVLMPFDACLTEYTSYADTTTIPGHYVLYWELSHNGSPQIPESIFEDCCLTIEESLDSVYRQNRVFDTIGPLEIKVVEVGTFDKLMDYAISIGASINQYKTPRCVKFAPIVELLNSRVLSTYFSPKCPKWTTPALKQWSDMN